In Micromonospora sp. WMMA1363, a genomic segment contains:
- a CDS encoding trans-aconitate 2-methyltransferase: MWDPTTYLRFGDERSRPFHELLARVSAARPRAVVDLGCGPGTLTATLVDRWPDSRLTGLDSSAEMIARAVALDSPVDFALADVRDWHPGPDTDVVISNAVLQWVPGHRDLLVRWARELPARAWLAVQVPGNVDEPSHRALRAVAARPAWRDTLAPLLRKTTVDDAAGYAQLLTAAGCAVDAWETTYVHLLPAPVDTDHPVLSWLEGTALRPIRAALPAADWSDFRAELGVRLAEAYPVRQGQVYFPFRRVFFVARTGAPVEEKQ; this comes from the coding sequence ATGTGGGATCCAACGACGTACCTGCGCTTCGGCGACGAGCGATCGCGCCCGTTCCACGAGCTGCTCGCCCGCGTCTCCGCCGCCCGGCCCCGCGCGGTCGTCGACCTCGGCTGCGGTCCGGGCACGCTGACCGCCACCCTCGTCGACCGGTGGCCGGACAGCCGGCTGACCGGCCTCGACTCGTCGGCCGAGATGATCGCCCGCGCCGTCGCCCTGGACAGCCCGGTGGACTTCGCCCTCGCCGACGTTCGAGACTGGCACCCCGGGCCGGACACCGACGTCGTCATCAGCAACGCGGTGCTCCAGTGGGTGCCCGGCCACCGCGACCTGCTCGTCCGCTGGGCCCGCGAGCTGCCCGCCAGGGCCTGGCTCGCCGTGCAGGTGCCGGGGAACGTCGACGAGCCTTCCCACCGGGCGCTGCGCGCGGTCGCCGCCCGCCCCGCCTGGCGGGACACTCTCGCACCGCTGCTGCGGAAGACCACCGTCGACGACGCCGCCGGCTACGCGCAGCTGCTGACCGCCGCCGGCTGCGCGGTGGACGCCTGGGAAACTACGTACGTGCATCTGCTTCCGGCCCCGGTCGACACCGACCATCCGGTCCTGAGCTGGCTGGAAGGGACCGCGCTGCGCCCGATCCGCGCCGCTCTGCCCGCCGCCGACTGGTCCGACTTCCGGGCCGAGCTGGGCGTACGGCTCGCCGAGGCGTACCCGGTACGGCAGGGGCAGGTGTACTTCCCGTTCCGACGCGTCTTCTTCGTGGCCCGCACCGGCGCCCCTGTAGAGGAGAAACAGTGA
- a CDS encoding HAMP domain-containing sensor histidine kinase, translated as MCTLVAVAFLVPLTSALGDRAREDAIADAARRSALVTGALAVSTAPEVVERAVSASGDDPAARPVVHGLDGATSGGRAGAVDLERARTGGRSVVVDVDGGVVRLDPVVLGDRTAVVEVFVPDSALSAGAGGYWLLLLGVTVALVGAAVLIVDRVAARVVEAARCLVRSALALGGGDLSVRVEPTGPRELAEAGHAFNRMAERLVAARADERELVADLSHRLRTPLTALRLDAEALEPDDTSIGTFSDAELDRRRGIRRIRQAIVTLESEVDQLIKTTRKAVTQETVPAMCDVSEVVRERMVFWSALAGDQNRPHRVFGAQLRIPAPVPRAELAAALDAVIGNVFRYTPQGTAFEVVVSRRDGYVAIRVDDAGPGITEPDRALRRGASDRGSTGLGLDIAKRVALQASGSVSIDRARLGGASVIMLLADPEAAPRQVSRFGLVGRMARDVRDQKGGRRWPRQRPDAR; from the coding sequence ATGTGCACCCTGGTCGCGGTCGCGTTCCTGGTGCCGCTCACCTCGGCCCTCGGCGACCGCGCCCGCGAGGACGCGATCGCCGACGCGGCCCGACGCAGCGCGCTTGTCACCGGCGCCCTCGCCGTGAGTACGGCGCCCGAGGTGGTCGAGCGGGCAGTTTCGGCCAGCGGGGACGACCCGGCCGCCCGGCCGGTCGTCCACGGGCTGGACGGGGCGACGTCCGGGGGGCGGGCCGGCGCCGTCGACCTGGAACGCGCCCGGACGGGAGGCCGGTCGGTCGTCGTCGACGTCGACGGCGGTGTGGTACGACTCGACCCGGTGGTGCTCGGCGATCGGACGGCGGTGGTCGAGGTCTTCGTGCCCGATTCCGCGCTCTCCGCCGGGGCCGGCGGCTACTGGCTTCTGCTGCTGGGCGTGACGGTCGCCCTCGTCGGCGCAGCGGTGCTGATCGTGGATCGGGTGGCGGCCCGCGTCGTGGAGGCGGCTCGTTGCCTGGTCCGGTCCGCGCTCGCCCTCGGCGGCGGCGATCTCAGCGTCCGGGTGGAACCGACCGGGCCACGGGAACTGGCCGAGGCCGGGCACGCGTTCAACCGGATGGCGGAGCGGCTCGTCGCGGCCCGCGCCGACGAGCGGGAGCTGGTCGCAGACCTGTCGCACCGGCTACGGACGCCGCTGACCGCGCTGCGCCTCGACGCCGAGGCGCTGGAGCCCGACGACACCAGCATCGGGACGTTCAGCGACGCCGAGCTGGACCGCCGGCGCGGGATCCGGCGGATCCGGCAGGCGATCGTGACCCTGGAGAGCGAGGTCGACCAGCTCATCAAGACCACCCGGAAGGCGGTCACCCAGGAGACCGTGCCGGCGATGTGCGACGTGAGCGAGGTGGTCCGGGAGCGGATGGTGTTCTGGTCCGCCCTGGCCGGGGACCAGAACCGCCCGCACCGGGTGTTCGGCGCGCAGCTGCGCATCCCGGCACCGGTGCCCCGCGCCGAGCTGGCCGCCGCGCTGGACGCGGTGATCGGCAACGTCTTCCGGTACACCCCGCAGGGCACCGCGTTCGAGGTGGTGGTCTCGCGGCGGGACGGGTATGTGGCGATCCGGGTCGACGATGCCGGACCGGGCATCACGGAGCCGGACCGGGCACTGCGCCGTGGCGCGAGCGACCGGGGTTCGACCGGTCTCGGGCTGGACATCGCCAAGCGGGTGGCGTTGCAGGCCAGCGGGTCGGTCAGCATCGACCGGGCGCGACTGGGCGGGGCGAGCGTGATCATGCTGCTGGCCGATCCGGAGGCGGCACCACGGCAGGTCAGCCGGTTCGGGCTGGTGGGCCGGATGGCCCGGGACGTCCGCGACCAGAAGGGCGGCCGTCGGTGGCCCCGGCAGCGCCCCGACGCCCGCTGA
- a CDS encoding cold-shock protein codes for MAQGTVKWFNADKGFGFITVDGGGADVFVHFSAIQTSGYRTLEENQRVEFEIAQGQKGPQAEQVRPL; via the coding sequence ATGGCGCAGGGAACCGTGAAGTGGTTCAACGCTGACAAGGGCTTCGGCTTCATCACCGTCGACGGCGGGGGTGCTGACGTGTTCGTCCACTTCTCGGCCATCCAGACCAGCGGCTACCGCACGCTGGAGGAGAACCAGCGGGTGGAGTTCGAGATCGCCCAAGGCCAGAAGGGCCCGCAGGCCGAGCAGGTCCGCCCCCTCTGA
- a CDS encoding mechanosensitive ion channel domain-containing protein: MQSYLGTVIAALAAAVTAVFVVEVVHRVIRRLGRRSSLMIELAEHAHRAFQVATTVLAVQFAVRFTTEYAIGTGWRKALLHLLVLAVIATTAWLVAALLLVAEDTALVRFRLDVPDNRHARRVRTQVVMLRRLTVAVIVILALGVMLMTFPAVRSIGAGVLTSAGVVGVVAALAAQSLLGNVFAGLQLAFSDAVRLGDVVVVEGEWGRIEELTLSYVVVHIWDDRRLILPTSYFTSQPFQNWTRSDSAVLGTAEFDVDWSIPVQAMREELRRLVNGSELWDGRVCVLQVTDATGGMIKVRALVSAANAGSLWDLRCLVREQLVAWVRDQLPTAMPRTRAEVGDAGSNLSWQWVQSGRPVRRPRADGGMHDDARLFGGSDDGAARSGAFLGPDDGATRDEVLGDADEPVEARR, from the coding sequence TTGCAGAGCTACCTCGGGACGGTCATCGCCGCGCTCGCCGCGGCGGTGACCGCCGTGTTCGTGGTGGAGGTCGTGCACCGGGTGATCCGGCGGCTCGGCCGCCGATCGTCGCTGATGATCGAGCTGGCCGAGCACGCGCACCGCGCGTTCCAGGTGGCGACCACCGTCCTCGCCGTCCAGTTCGCCGTCCGGTTCACCACCGAGTACGCGATCGGCACCGGCTGGCGGAAGGCTCTGCTGCACCTGCTGGTGCTCGCGGTGATAGCGACCACGGCCTGGCTGGTCGCGGCGCTGCTGCTGGTGGCCGAGGACACCGCGCTGGTGCGGTTCCGACTGGACGTGCCCGACAACCGGCACGCCCGGCGGGTACGCACCCAGGTGGTCATGCTCCGCCGGCTGACGGTCGCGGTGATCGTGATCCTCGCCCTCGGCGTGATGCTGATGACCTTCCCCGCCGTCCGCAGCATCGGCGCCGGTGTGCTGACCAGCGCCGGTGTGGTCGGTGTCGTGGCCGCGTTGGCCGCCCAGAGCCTGCTCGGCAACGTCTTCGCCGGACTCCAGCTCGCGTTCAGCGACGCCGTCCGACTCGGCGACGTCGTGGTGGTCGAGGGGGAGTGGGGCCGGATCGAGGAGCTGACCCTCAGCTACGTGGTGGTGCACATCTGGGACGACCGACGGCTGATCCTGCCCACGTCGTACTTCACCAGCCAGCCCTTCCAGAACTGGACCCGCAGCGACTCGGCGGTGCTGGGCACCGCCGAGTTCGACGTCGACTGGTCGATTCCCGTGCAGGCGATGCGGGAGGAGCTGCGCCGCCTGGTGAACGGCAGCGAGTTGTGGGACGGCCGGGTGTGTGTGCTCCAGGTCACCGATGCCACCGGCGGGATGATCAAGGTCCGCGCGTTGGTCAGCGCGGCGAACGCCGGGAGCCTGTGGGACCTGCGCTGCCTGGTTCGCGAGCAGTTGGTCGCCTGGGTGCGGGACCAGCTGCCGACCGCCATGCCCCGGACGCGTGCCGAGGTGGGTGACGCCGGCAGCAACCTGTCCTGGCAGTGGGTGCAGTCCGGGCGCCCGGTGCGCCGCCCGCGGGCCGACGGCGGGATGCACGATGACGCGCGGCTCTTCGGGGGCAGCGACGACGGTGCCGCCCGCAGCGGGGCGTTCCTCGGTCCCGACGACGGCGCCACCCGCGACGAGGTCCTCGGCGACGCCGACGAACCCGTCGAGGCCCGACGCTGA
- a CDS encoding DUF3618 domain-containing protein, translating into MTGNGRGSGDTEALREEIRRTRVELGETMEALAAKADVKKRLRSSTEQARERMREQATMTVARMRGQARDRGERVRGNAAPFVALAAGALAAAVVLMIVRGRRR; encoded by the coding sequence ATGACCGGCAACGGGCGGGGCAGCGGAGACACCGAGGCACTGCGGGAGGAGATCCGGCGGACCCGGGTCGAGCTCGGCGAGACGATGGAGGCGTTGGCCGCCAAAGCCGACGTGAAGAAGCGCCTGAGGTCCTCCACCGAGCAGGCGAGGGAACGGATGCGGGAGCAGGCAACGATGACGGTGGCCCGGATGCGTGGGCAGGCCCGGGACCGGGGCGAGCGGGTGCGGGGCAACGCGGCGCCGTTCGTCGCGCTGGCGGCGGGCGCGCTGGCCGCGGCCGTCGTGCTGATGATCGTCCGAGGGAGGCGGCGGTGA
- a CDS encoding glycoside hydrolase family 3 N-terminal domain-containing protein: protein MTIPERSLTSLAAAVLQPGFVGTTPPPWICRWLGDGLGSVVLFARNVVDPGQVTALTAALRAERPDVLVAIDEEAGDVTRIESGRGSSRPGNLALGAVDDPALTEEVARDLGADLAALGVTLDYAPDADVNSDPNNPVIGVRSFGAEPALVARHTAAWVRGLQSGGVAACAKHFPGHGDTRIDSHHDLPRIVGDRPRLDAVELAPFRAAVAAGVQAVMTGHLLVPALDPELPATLSGRILTGLLRDELGFSGVIVTDAMEMRAVTDRYGFAGAAVRALAAGADAICVGGERADEDAAQQLRDAIVAAVVAGTLPEERLTEAAKRVGQLAAWAVAARTDRPPRASSGVGLAAARRAVRVTTTRAGQGALPLVGPAHVVEFEPPRNIAIGPETPWGLAGPLTDLLPGTTAVRYAEVDVPGDPTAGAVGRRVVLVVRDLHRHPWMRAAVDRALAVRPDAVVVELGVPELVAGRVHIATHGATRAAGVAAAEMLTGAP from the coding sequence GTGACCATTCCCGAGCGGAGTCTCACCTCGCTGGCCGCCGCCGTGTTGCAACCCGGCTTCGTCGGCACCACCCCACCACCCTGGATCTGCCGCTGGCTCGGCGACGGGCTCGGCTCGGTGGTCCTCTTCGCCCGCAACGTGGTCGACCCGGGGCAGGTCACCGCGCTCACCGCGGCCCTGCGCGCGGAGCGCCCCGACGTCCTCGTCGCCATCGACGAGGAGGCCGGCGACGTGACCCGGATCGAATCCGGCCGAGGGAGCTCCCGACCCGGCAATCTCGCGCTGGGTGCCGTGGACGACCCGGCGCTGACCGAGGAGGTGGCCCGGGACCTCGGCGCGGATCTCGCCGCCCTCGGTGTCACCCTCGACTATGCGCCGGACGCCGACGTCAACTCAGACCCGAACAACCCGGTGATCGGCGTGCGCTCGTTCGGTGCCGAACCGGCCCTGGTCGCCCGGCACACTGCCGCCTGGGTGCGCGGGCTCCAGTCCGGCGGCGTCGCGGCCTGCGCCAAACACTTTCCCGGGCACGGCGACACCCGGATCGACTCGCACCACGACCTGCCCCGGATCGTCGGCGACCGGCCCCGGCTGGACGCCGTGGAGCTGGCCCCGTTCCGCGCGGCCGTGGCCGCCGGGGTGCAGGCGGTGATGACCGGCCACCTGCTGGTACCCGCCCTGGACCCGGAGCTGCCGGCTACCCTGAGCGGCCGGATCCTCACCGGTCTTCTCCGAGACGAGCTGGGGTTCTCCGGCGTGATCGTCACCGACGCGATGGAGATGCGGGCGGTCACCGACCGGTACGGCTTCGCGGGCGCGGCGGTGCGGGCCCTGGCCGCCGGCGCCGACGCGATCTGCGTCGGCGGCGAGCGGGCCGACGAGGACGCGGCCCAGCAACTGCGGGACGCGATCGTGGCCGCGGTCGTCGCCGGGACGCTGCCGGAGGAACGGCTCACCGAGGCGGCGAAGCGGGTCGGCCAGCTCGCCGCCTGGGCCGTCGCCGCGCGGACCGACCGCCCGCCCCGGGCGAGCTCCGGCGTCGGGCTCGCCGCCGCCCGCCGTGCCGTGCGTGTCACCACGACCCGGGCAGGTCAGGGCGCGTTGCCGTTGGTCGGGCCCGCGCACGTGGTCGAGTTCGAGCCGCCGCGAAACATCGCGATCGGCCCGGAGACGCCGTGGGGTCTCGCCGGCCCGTTGACCGACCTGCTGCCGGGGACCACCGCGGTCCGGTACGCCGAGGTCGACGTGCCCGGTGACCCGACCGCCGGCGCTGTCGGTCGCCGCGTCGTGCTGGTGGTGCGCGACCTGCACCGGCACCCGTGGATGCGGGCCGCCGTCGACCGTGCGCTGGCAGTCCGCCCGGACGCGGTCGTCGTCGAGCTGGGCGTGCCCGAGCTGGTCGCCGGCCGGGTGCACATCGCCACCCACGGCGCCACCCGGGCTGCCGGCGTCGCCGCCGCCGAGATGCTCACCGGCGCGCCGTGA
- a CDS encoding phage holin family protein, which yields MADVANARTTRAGSDPSTAELVQRATEQVSRLVRDELALARAELTQKGRHAGIGIGLFGGGGALALYGLGALVATAILLLDLVLPAWAAALLVAVALFAGAGILALVGKRQVSQAVPPVPAATVRSVRADVDTVTAAVKDGRRA from the coding sequence ATGGCTGACGTGGCGAATGCCCGCACGACCCGGGCCGGGAGCGACCCGTCCACCGCCGAGCTTGTGCAGCGGGCCACGGAGCAGGTCTCCCGCCTGGTCCGTGACGAGCTTGCCCTGGCCCGGGCGGAGCTGACCCAGAAGGGCAGGCACGCCGGGATCGGCATCGGCCTCTTCGGTGGCGGTGGTGCGCTGGCGCTCTACGGCCTCGGTGCCCTGGTCGCGACCGCGATCCTGCTGCTGGACCTGGTGCTGCCCGCGTGGGCGGCTGCCCTGCTCGTCGCGGTGGCGCTGTTCGCGGGCGCGGGCATCCTTGCCCTGGTCGGCAAGAGGCAGGTCAGCCAGGCGGTCCCGCCGGTGCCCGCGGCCACGGTACGCAGCGTTCGCGCGGACGTCGACACCGTCACCGCCGCGGTCAAGGACGGGAGGCGGGCATGA
- a CDS encoding response regulator transcription factor: MATVLLVEDDHVVRGAMLRSLADRGHAVHAVGTALEALRRVAAETPDLVVLDLGLPDLDGSDALRMLRGITDVPIIIATARDDEQSVVRLLRAGADDYMVKPFTGAHLDARITTVLRRAGRASRTVQPAVHVVGGLRVDSGERSAHLDGEPLALTRKEFDLLAYLAARPGRVVSRRELLEEVWRQPSVGEDQTIDVHLYWLRRKMGESAAKPRYLRTVRGVGFRLVAPD; encoded by the coding sequence GTGGCCACCGTGCTCCTGGTCGAAGACGACCATGTTGTCCGCGGCGCGATGCTGCGTTCCCTCGCCGACCGGGGGCACGCGGTGCACGCCGTCGGCACCGCACTGGAGGCGCTACGCCGGGTCGCGGCCGAGACCCCGGACCTCGTGGTACTCGACCTGGGTCTGCCCGATCTCGACGGCTCGGACGCGCTGCGGATGTTGCGCGGCATCACCGACGTGCCGATCATCATCGCCACGGCTCGCGACGACGAGCAGTCCGTGGTCCGGCTACTGCGCGCGGGCGCCGACGACTACATGGTCAAGCCGTTCACCGGGGCGCACCTGGACGCCCGGATCACCACCGTACTGCGCCGCGCCGGCCGGGCCAGCCGGACGGTCCAGCCGGCCGTGCACGTCGTCGGCGGTCTCCGGGTGGACTCCGGGGAGCGCAGCGCCCACCTCGACGGCGAGCCCCTGGCGCTGACCCGCAAGGAGTTCGACCTGCTGGCGTATCTCGCCGCACGGCCGGGCCGGGTAGTGTCCCGCCGGGAGCTCTTGGAGGAGGTATGGCGGCAACCGTCGGTCGGCGAGGACCAGACCATCGACGTTCACCTCTACTGGCTGCGCCGCAAAATGGGCGAGTCCGCGGCGAAGCCACGCTACCTGCGCACCGTGCGGGGGGTGGGCTTCCGGCTGGTGGCGCCGGACTGA
- a CDS encoding DUF4235 domain-containing protein, translating into MSRGIGKAAYKPVGVLMGIAAGVVAGAVFRQVWRVTAGDGEAPNATDEDRGWGEILAAAALQGAIFAVVRAAVDRGGAVGVRRLTGRWPD; encoded by the coding sequence GTGAGCCGGGGGATCGGAAAGGCGGCGTACAAGCCGGTCGGCGTGTTGATGGGCATCGCCGCCGGGGTGGTCGCGGGGGCCGTCTTCCGCCAAGTGTGGAGAGTGACGGCGGGCGACGGTGAGGCGCCGAACGCGACCGATGAGGACCGTGGCTGGGGCGAGATCCTCGCGGCGGCGGCGTTGCAGGGGGCCATCTTCGCGGTGGTCCGGGCGGCCGTGGATCGCGGCGGCGCGGTTGGCGTCCGCCGGCTGACTGGCCGCTGGCCGGACTGA
- a CDS encoding aldo/keto reductase, with translation MEQRTFPRLGRTAGVIGLGAWQLGADWGTVGEDDAMAVLAAAIDSGSSFLDTADVYGDGRSEQLIGRFLRTRPDAVPTVATKMGRRAAQTPEAYSLARFREWTDRSRRNLGVDTLDLVQLHCPPTPVFADDAIFDALDTLVAEERITGYGVSVETCDEALTAIARPGVASVQIILNALRHKPLERVLPAATAAGVGIIARVPLASGLLSGRYDERTTFAPDDHRSYNRHGEAFDVGETFSGVDFALGLAAVRRLAPLVGPGRTMAQFALRWVVDQPGVTVVIPGARDAAQARANTAVAGQPPLSDQDRTVIAEVYDELVRLQVHDRW, from the coding sequence GTGGAGCAGCGCACCTTCCCCCGGTTGGGACGGACCGCCGGTGTGATCGGGCTGGGCGCCTGGCAACTCGGTGCGGACTGGGGCACCGTCGGCGAGGACGACGCGATGGCCGTCCTGGCCGCCGCCATCGACTCGGGGAGTTCCTTCCTGGACACCGCCGACGTCTACGGCGACGGCCGCAGCGAACAGCTGATCGGGCGGTTCCTGCGCACCCGGCCCGACGCCGTCCCCACGGTGGCCACCAAGATGGGTCGCCGCGCCGCGCAGACGCCGGAGGCGTACTCCCTGGCGCGGTTCCGGGAGTGGACCGACCGTTCTCGGCGCAACCTCGGCGTCGATACGCTGGACCTGGTGCAGCTGCACTGCCCACCGACCCCGGTCTTCGCCGACGACGCGATCTTCGACGCCCTCGACACGCTGGTCGCCGAGGAACGGATCACCGGTTACGGGGTGAGCGTGGAGACCTGCGACGAGGCGCTCACCGCGATCGCGCGCCCCGGCGTGGCGAGCGTACAGATCATCCTCAACGCGCTGCGACACAAGCCGCTGGAGCGGGTGCTGCCGGCGGCCACCGCCGCCGGGGTCGGAATCATCGCCCGGGTGCCGCTCGCCAGCGGGCTGCTCTCCGGCCGGTACGACGAGCGCACCACCTTCGCCCCCGACGACCATCGCAGCTACAACCGGCACGGCGAGGCGTTCGACGTGGGCGAGACCTTCTCCGGTGTCGACTTCGCCCTCGGCCTGGCGGCCGTCCGGCGGCTCGCGCCGCTGGTCGGCCCGGGCCGCACGATGGCACAGTTCGCGCTGCGCTGGGTCGTCGATCAGCCGGGCGTCACCGTGGTGATCCCTGGTGCCCGCGACGCGGCCCAGGCCCGGGCCAACACCGCCGTAGCCGGCCAGCCGCCACTGTCCGACCAGGACCGGACCGTCATCGCCGAGGTGTACGACGAACTGGTCCGGCTGCAGGTGCACGACCGATGGTGA
- a CDS encoding adenosine deaminase, whose amino-acid sequence MTDLPTFVAGLPKVELHVHHVGSASPRIVAELAARHEGRSPVPADPAALADYFAFRDFAHFIEVYLSVVDLIRDPEDVWILTHEVARELARQQVRYAELTVTPYSHVRRGIPAPAFCEAIEDARKRAEADFGIQLRWCFDIPGEAGLPAAEETLRICLEERPDGLISFGLGGPEIGVPRPQFAPYFDQARAAGLRSVPHAGETTGPQTVWDALRDLGADRIGHGIAAVGDPQLLAYLAERQIALEVCPTSNVRTRAVARIEDHPLPRLVAAGLLVTINSDDPPMFGTTLDDEYAVAARLLDLDPAGLAALARNAVTASFLEPTAKQRLVDEIDTYLASAPR is encoded by the coding sequence GTGACCGACCTGCCCACCTTCGTCGCCGGACTGCCCAAGGTGGAGCTGCACGTGCACCACGTCGGCTCCGCCTCGCCCCGGATCGTCGCCGAGTTGGCCGCCCGCCACGAGGGACGTAGCCCCGTCCCGGCCGACCCCGCCGCGCTTGCCGACTACTTCGCCTTCCGCGACTTCGCGCACTTCATCGAGGTCTACCTCAGTGTGGTGGACCTGATCCGGGATCCGGAGGACGTCTGGATCCTCACCCACGAGGTCGCCCGCGAGCTGGCCCGGCAGCAGGTCCGCTACGCCGAGCTGACCGTCACCCCGTACTCCCACGTGCGCCGGGGTATCCCCGCCCCGGCGTTCTGCGAGGCGATCGAGGACGCGCGCAAGCGAGCCGAGGCGGACTTCGGCATCCAGCTGCGCTGGTGCTTCGACATCCCGGGCGAGGCCGGTCTGCCGGCGGCCGAGGAGACCCTGCGGATCTGCCTGGAGGAGCGCCCCGACGGGCTGATCAGCTTCGGGCTGGGCGGCCCGGAGATCGGCGTGCCCCGGCCGCAGTTCGCGCCCTACTTCGACCAGGCCCGCGCGGCCGGCCTGCGCTCGGTCCCGCATGCCGGCGAGACCACCGGCCCGCAGACCGTCTGGGACGCGCTGCGCGACCTCGGTGCGGATCGGATCGGCCACGGCATCGCCGCCGTCGGCGACCCGCAGCTGCTCGCGTACCTGGCCGAGCGGCAGATCGCTTTGGAGGTCTGCCCCACCTCCAACGTGCGCACCCGGGCGGTGGCGCGCATCGAGGACCACCCGCTGCCCCGGCTGGTCGCGGCCGGGCTGCTGGTCACCATCAACTCCGACGACCCGCCGATGTTCGGCACCACCCTCGACGACGAGTACGCGGTGGCGGCCCGCCTGCTCGACCTCGACCCGGCGGGGCTGGCCGCGCTGGCCCGCAACGCGGTGACCGCCTCGTTTCTCGAACCGACGGCGAAGCAACGCCTCGTCGACGAGATCGACACCTACCTGGCGAGCGCCCCGCGCTGA
- a CDS encoding DNA topoisomerase IB has translation MRLRRSDPGRPGYRRRQRGAGWMFLDPAGGLVREPDQLVRLRELVIPPAWQDVWISPYPNGHIQATGIDAAGRKQYLYHPEWRRRRDAAKFDHVLEVAHRLPRLRERIAQDLDGRGLNRDRVLATVARLLDMGMFRVGSDQYAAGDDPTFGVSTLRPEHARSRRGCVVFEFPAKGGVDFVRRIEDPELCQVLVNLRRRRRAADRLFGYWDGRDWRDVRSDEVNEYLRAASGGEMTAKDFRTWHATVLAAIELATVGRQRSVTARRRAVAAVMRAVAELLGNTPTVARTSYVDPRVVDLYHDGVVVPLGGDRTRREDAERAVLELLEKD, from the coding sequence GTGCGGTTGCGGCGTAGCGACCCGGGCCGGCCGGGGTACCGGCGTCGCCAGCGCGGCGCGGGCTGGATGTTCCTCGACCCGGCTGGCGGGCTGGTCCGCGAGCCGGACCAGCTGGTGCGGCTGCGGGAACTGGTGATCCCGCCGGCCTGGCAGGACGTGTGGATCTCGCCGTACCCGAACGGGCACATCCAGGCCACCGGCATCGATGCCGCCGGCCGCAAGCAGTACCTGTACCACCCGGAGTGGCGGCGCCGGCGCGACGCGGCGAAGTTCGACCACGTGTTGGAGGTCGCCCACCGGCTGCCCCGGCTGCGCGAGCGCATCGCGCAGGACCTCGACGGCCGGGGCCTGAACCGGGACCGGGTTCTCGCCACCGTGGCCCGGCTGCTCGACATGGGCATGTTCCGGGTCGGCAGCGACCAGTATGCCGCCGGGGACGATCCCACCTTCGGGGTGTCCACCCTGCGCCCGGAGCACGCCCGCTCCCGCCGCGGCTGCGTGGTTTTCGAGTTCCCGGCCAAGGGCGGTGTCGATTTCGTCCGCCGGATCGAGGATCCGGAGCTCTGCCAGGTGCTGGTCAACCTGCGGCGTCGGCGCCGTGCCGCCGACCGTCTCTTCGGATACTGGGACGGTCGGGACTGGCGCGACGTGCGTAGCGACGAGGTGAACGAGTACCTGCGCGCCGCCAGCGGTGGCGAGATGACGGCGAAGGACTTCCGTACCTGGCACGCCACGGTGCTGGCGGCCATCGAACTGGCCACCGTCGGTCGGCAGCGGTCGGTCACCGCGCGCCGGAGAGCGGTCGCCGCGGTCATGCGGGCGGTGGCGGAGCTGCTCGGCAACACCCCGACCGTGGCCCGGACGTCCTACGTTGATCCTCGGGTGGTGGATCTCTACCACGACGGCGTGGTGGTGCCGCTCGGCGGCGACCGGACCCGGCGCGAGGACGCCGAGCGGGCCGTTCTGGAGCTGCTGGAGAAGGACTGA